A genomic window from Chanodichthys erythropterus isolate Z2021 chromosome 1, ASM2448905v1, whole genome shotgun sequence includes:
- the selenoh gene encoding selenoprotein H, with protein sequence MATRAKSGRGQKRKADADSEAAAVEEKIEKLDGVEKKDEETGQRVVIEHCKSURVYGRNAEGVREALASSHPDLQVVLNPQKPRRNSFEVTLMDGDKEIVLWSGIKKGPPRKLKFPDPAEVVSALKKALKSE encoded by the exons ATGGCGACCCGAGCCAAATCAG GTCGTGGTCAGAAGCGCAAGGCTGATGCAGATTCAGAAGCAGCTGCAGTGGAGGAGAAGATAGAAAAGCTTGATGGCGTAGAGAAAAAAGATGAAGAAACAGGACAAAGGGTTGTCATTGAGCATTG TAAAAGCTGACGGGTCTACGGGCGGAATGCAGAAGGTGTGCGTGAGGCACTCGCGTCTTCGCACCCTGATCTTCAGGTGGTACTCAATCCACAGAAACCTCGGCGGAACAGCTTTGAGGTCACACTGATGGACGGAGACAAAG AGATTGTTTTGTGGTCTGGCATTAAGAAGGGTCCTCCACGCAAACTGAAGTTTCCCGATCCTGCTGAAGTGGTGTCTGCCCTGAAAAAAGCACTGAAGAGCGAGTAG
- the mif gene encoding macrophage migration inhibitory factor codes for MPMFVVNTNVAKDSVPAELLSEATQELAKAMGKPAQYIAVQIIPDQMMMFGGKGDPCALCSLTSIGKIEGAQKQYSKLLMGLLSKHLAISPDRIYINFVDMDAANVAWNSTTFG; via the exons ATGCCGATGTTCGTGGTGAACACAAATGTAGCAAAGGACTCGGTTCCTGCTGAGTTGCTGTCGGAGGCCACGCAGGAGCTCGCCAAAGCGATGGGCAAACCCGCGCAG TATATTGCCGTACAAATCATCCCAGATCAGATGATGATGTTCGGGGGAAAAGGAGATCCGTGCGCGCTCTGTTCTCTCACCAGCATCGGAAAGATCGAGGGCGCGCAAAAGCAATACTCAAAACTTCTTATGGGCTTGCTAAGCAAACACCTTGCCATTTCACCTGACAG GATCTATATAAACTTTGTTGATATGGATGCGGCCAATGTGGCTTGGAACAGCACCACCTTTGGATAA
- the clp1 gene encoding polyribonucleotide 5'-hydroxyl-kinase Clp1 translates to MTAEAPEKSAEEGLSSSGSAGTSGTRFDLEKETELRFEVEAGERVQLELFSGMAEVFGSELNRNKKYTFGPGSKIAVFTWHGCTVSLSGKTEVAYVSKDTPMMLYLNTHAALEQMRRQAEKDNERGPRVMVVGPTDVGKTTVCRVLLNYAVRLGRRPTLVELDVGQSSVSVPGTMAALCIERPADVEEGFSVQAPLVFHFGSTTPGTNIKLYNKLTSNLAEVFSQRCEVNRKASVGGCIINTCGWVKGSGYQALVHCASAFEVDVVLVLDQERLYNELKRDLPHFVRVVLLPKSGGVVERSKDCRRESRDEKIREYFYGFRGTSFYPHAFDVRFSDVRIYKIGAPSIPDSCLPLGMSQDDTQLKLVPVSPGRDLTHHVLSVSSVEDEAEAGAGQSRGILESPVCGFIVVTAVDTQAQVMTVLSPAPRPLPRHTLLIMDIRFIDLK, encoded by the exons ATGACTGCAGAAGCCCCAGAAAAGTCAGCCGAGGAGGGCCTGAGCTCGTCGGGCAGTGCTGGGACTTCAGGCACACGATTCGACCTGGAGAAAGAGACAGAACTGCGTTTTGAGGTCGAAGCAGGAGAACGAGTCCAGCTCGAGCTGTTCTCCGGTATGGCAGAGGTGTTCGGATCCGAACTGAACCGAAATAAGAAGTACACTTTCGGGCCAGGCTCTAAGATCGCTGTGTTCACCTGGCATGGATGCACTGTGTCACTTTCAGGCAAGACAGAG GTGGCTTATGTGTCCAAAGATACCCCCATGATGCTGTATCTCAACACCCATGCAGCTCTAGAGCAGATGAGACGTCAAGCGGAGAAAGACAATGAGAGAGGCCCTCGG GTAATGGTAGTCGGACCAACTGATGTGGGAAAGACAACAGTATGTcgagtgttgttaaactatGCTGTGCGACTGGGACGAAGACCTACGCTGGTAGAACTGGATGTCGGCCAGAGCAGC GTTTCTGTGCCTGGAACTATGGCAGCTCTGTGCATCGAGCGTCCTGCTGACGTAGAAGAAGGCTTCTCTGTGCAGGCCCCGCTTGTTTTTCACTTTGGCTCCACCACACCAGGAACAAACATCAAACTTTACAACAAG CTGACTTCAAACCTTGCAGAAGTGTTTTCCCAGCGCTGCGAAGTGAACCGCAAAGCTAGTGTGGGTGGCTGTATAATTAACACCTGTGGATGGGTCAAAGGTTCCGGCTACCAGGCTCTGGTCCACTGTGCTTCAGCCTTCGAGGTGGATGTTGTTCTAGTCCTGGACCAGGAGCGTCTCTACAATGAGCTTAAACGTGACCTGCCACACTTTGTACGTGTCGTCCTTCTTCCAAAATCTGGTGGCGTGGTGGAGCGCTCCAAGGACTGCCGGCGAGAGTCACGGGACGAAAAGATCCGGGAATACTTCTATGGTTTCCGTGGAACTTCCTTTTACCCTCACGCCTTTGATGTGCGCTTTTCAGATGTTCGCATTTACAAGATCGGTGCGCCCTCTATTCCAGACTCCTGTCTTCCCCTGGGTATGTCTCAAGACGACACCCAGCTTAAACTTGTCCCAGTCAGCCCTGGCAGGGATTTGACCCACCACGTGCTGAGTGTGAGTTCGGTGGAGGATGAAGCCGAGGCAGGTGCGGGTCAGAGCAGAGGGATTCTAGAGAGCCCCGTGTGTGGCTTCATAGTGGTGACGGCGGTGGACACACAAGCTCAGGTGATGACGGTTCTCTCACCAGCGCCCAGACCACTGCCACGACACACTCTGCTCATCATGGACATTCGCTTCATTGACCTTAAATAG